The Fortiea contorta PCC 7126 genome has a segment encoding these proteins:
- a CDS encoding calcium-binding protein, translated as MNVFAGEGNNLINTGSGSDVIYAGSGRNYIYAGDGNNSIFTGTGVNNILTGKGNDLIYVGGSNNTIYSGAGNDTLYATGGNNLINAGIGDDTVFIGGGKNRIILEAGEGAATIFGFDVKSDKLRLGESLHCWVYR; from the coding sequence GTGAATGTTTTTGCTGGCGAAGGTAACAACCTGATTAACACTGGATCAGGTAGTGACGTCATCTATGCCGGCTCAGGTCGAAACTATATCTATGCTGGCGATGGTAACAACAGCATTTTTACAGGTACTGGTGTTAATAACATCCTTACAGGTAAAGGCAATGACCTAATCTATGTTGGAGGTAGTAACAACACCATCTATAGCGGTGCAGGAAACGACACTTTATATGCTACGGGTGGAAACAACCTGATTAATGCAGGTATAGGTGATGATACGGTTTTCATTGGTGGTGGTAAAAACAGAATCATTCTAGAAGCTGGAGAAGGTGCTGCTACTATCTTTGGGTTTGATGTCAAAAGCGATAAGCTGCGTTTAGGAGAAAGCTTACATTGTTGGGTATATAGATAG
- a CDS encoding Pls/PosA family non-ribosomal peptide synthetase, translating into MNKCLGIASASHNHYLTKRECLHHFFEAQAEMFPENIALICAEQSLTYRELEHQSNQLALFLRSQGVVQGSRVGMLLERSLNVPLCVLAILKAGATYIPLDPEYPSERIHYILEDAGAQALVTTTLFSDKYSSLSCNILCIDQNWWEIVKQSGDRLQSDQTGVSDRDLCYIIYTSGSTGKPKGVEIEHRSACNFVKSASTIYGVTAADRVYQGFSIAFDASVEEVWITFAAGATLVIGTAQMVRSGPALPKLLTDYRVTVLSCVPTLLSMMDEDIPTIRLLILGGEQCPVELVSRWSKPDRRILNTYGPTEASVVSTWAECRPDKPITIGKPLPNYEVYILDEDRQQVPIGTTGEIYIGGISLARGYVNRRELTQTKFVPNPFTDGSEATARLYATGDLGCWTVDGDIQFMGRVDEQVKLRGFRVELSEIESVLMECSGIQSAVVSLFEPVPGIQQLVGYVVLQHPDLFDRAATQTILRSRLPHYMVPACLEVLDELPTLPSGKVNRKQLPQPSQMQAAGVVEPVVLSDNVTEQKIANIWQKLFPQVQISLDSNFFLDLGGHSLLAASLVSQMREQPEFAHISMLDVYQCPTIARLAARLTQQTASPKASTATLPSYRVSRRRYLTSATIQALALIVLLFCFALQWLLPYLTYTWMQERQASNFESFILAIATLAAIIPIMLGFSVVAKWLVLGRVKPGQYRLWGNFYLRWWFVKNLLYITPIHFLSGTPLLNFYYRLLGAKIGTNVYLSAVDINIPDLVSIGADSSIGYAAKLANATVEQGWLKIGCIDIGDRCFVGASAVLSENTVMEADTSLEDLSMLPPQQRIIAGEVWAGSPAAKVGTSEQQNIPHSPRLRRIYFGTLQAILLMTLPVLELVPIIPGVEQMYSNSDEAHWLLFSPLIALSFVIFMTLQIVILKWLIVGRVKPGSCRLDSHRYLRLWYVDKLMELSLNIIRPLYATLYLLPWYRLLGAKLGWRAEIATPSSLIPDLVTIGSESFIADGVVMGVPRVERGRMYLLPTRVGERSFIGNSALLPAGVTIGDETLIGCMSTPPFDTTQAAQRDTAWFGSPGILLPQRQIVQGFSVESTYKPSLGLVLQRMGFEAVRVLLPLTCTLILSSLLIDEMLSLDVYYDEWALLLFLPFLYLGFGLVAVLITVVCKWLIVGRYQPTEHPLWSRFVFQSELITCLHETLAVSFLVDILRGTPFINSYLRLMGCKIGKRVYTDTTDMTEFDTIDVGDDVALNSNCGLQTHLFEDRVMKISTVKIGNRCSVGSAAIVLYDTVMEPDSSLGNLSMLMKGESLPAGSSWVGSPARTAD; encoded by the coding sequence ATGAATAAATGTCTTGGTATTGCTAGTGCATCGCATAACCATTACTTGACCAAGCGCGAGTGTCTTCATCACTTCTTTGAAGCACAGGCCGAGATGTTTCCAGAGAACATAGCGCTGATCTGTGCAGAACAAAGTCTCACCTATAGAGAACTGGAACACCAATCAAACCAATTGGCTTTGTTTTTACGTTCTCAGGGGGTTGTCCAAGGCTCACGGGTGGGAATGCTATTGGAACGCTCTTTAAACGTTCCTCTGTGTGTGCTGGCAATCTTGAAAGCAGGAGCTACGTATATACCTTTAGATCCTGAATATCCATCTGAACGCATCCATTATATTTTGGAGGACGCAGGCGCTCAAGCACTTGTAACGACAACACTTTTCTCGGACAAATATTCATCTTTAAGCTGCAACATTTTGTGCATAGACCAAAATTGGTGGGAAATTGTCAAGCAATCTGGCGATCGCCTACAATCAGACCAAACTGGTGTCAGTGACAGGGATTTGTGCTACATCATCTACACATCTGGCTCTACAGGTAAACCAAAAGGTGTGGAGATTGAACATCGTAGTGCCTGCAACTTTGTCAAATCAGCCAGCACAATCTATGGTGTCACCGCTGCAGATCGAGTTTATCAAGGATTTTCCATTGCTTTTGATGCTTCAGTGGAAGAGGTGTGGATTACTTTTGCAGCTGGTGCAACTTTGGTAATCGGGACTGCACAAATGGTGCGCTCTGGCCCGGCTTTACCGAAGCTGTTAACTGATTATAGAGTCACAGTGCTCTCATGCGTACCCACACTACTGTCGATGATGGACGAAGATATTCCCACAATCCGCTTGCTGATTTTGGGTGGGGAGCAGTGTCCTGTGGAATTAGTCTCTCGCTGGAGTAAACCCGATCGCCGAATTCTCAATACCTATGGGCCGACTGAAGCTTCAGTAGTCAGCACTTGGGCAGAATGCCGTCCTGACAAGCCAATCACTATCGGCAAACCTCTGCCCAACTACGAAGTATACATTCTCGATGAGGACAGACAGCAAGTTCCCATAGGTACCACAGGTGAGATTTACATCGGTGGTATTAGTTTGGCACGGGGCTATGTGAACCGACGCGAACTCACGCAAACAAAGTTTGTGCCTAATCCATTTACAGATGGTAGCGAAGCCACCGCACGTCTTTACGCCACAGGTGATCTTGGTTGTTGGACGGTGGATGGTGACATTCAGTTTATGGGTAGGGTAGATGAGCAGGTGAAACTACGCGGATTTCGGGTAGAACTGTCAGAGATTGAGTCAGTACTCATGGAATGCTCAGGAATTCAGAGTGCTGTAGTATCGTTGTTTGAACCTGTGCCGGGAATTCAGCAGCTCGTGGGCTATGTTGTCCTTCAGCATCCTGACTTATTTGATCGCGCAGCAACTCAGACTATTTTGCGCTCCCGCCTACCACACTACATGGTTCCCGCCTGCTTAGAAGTCTTAGACGAGTTGCCGACATTGCCTAGTGGTAAGGTAAATCGCAAGCAACTACCACAACCAAGCCAGATGCAAGCCGCTGGTGTTGTCGAACCTGTTGTGCTTTCAGATAATGTTACAGAACAGAAGATAGCCAATATATGGCAGAAACTGTTTCCTCAAGTCCAGATTTCTCTCGATAGTAATTTCTTTCTAGATTTAGGCGGGCATTCTTTATTGGCTGCTAGCTTAGTATCTCAGATGCGAGAGCAACCTGAATTTGCTCACATCTCCATGCTGGATGTCTACCAGTGTCCCACCATTGCTCGATTAGCAGCGCGACTAACGCAACAGACAGCTTCACCCAAGGCGTCAACTGCAACACTTCCTTCCTATCGTGTTAGTCGCAGGCGGTACTTGACAAGCGCCACAATTCAGGCGTTGGCATTGATAGTGCTTCTTTTCTGCTTTGCTTTACAGTGGTTGCTACCTTACCTCACCTACACTTGGATGCAGGAGCGTCAGGCTAGCAATTTTGAGTCTTTTATTTTAGCGATCGCTACTTTGGCAGCGATTATTCCCATAATGCTGGGTTTCTCGGTTGTGGCCAAGTGGCTGGTGCTGGGGCGAGTCAAGCCGGGACAATATCGGCTGTGGGGTAATTTTTACCTGCGTTGGTGGTTTGTCAAAAATTTGCTCTACATTACACCAATACACTTCTTGAGCGGTACACCTCTACTCAATTTCTACTACCGCCTACTGGGAGCTAAGATTGGCACCAATGTTTATTTGAGCGCTGTCGATATCAATATTCCGGATCTAGTTAGCATCGGTGCAGACAGCAGCATCGGCTATGCAGCCAAGTTAGCCAACGCCACAGTAGAGCAGGGTTGGCTGAAAATCGGTTGTATTGATATTGGCGATCGCTGTTTTGTCGGCGCTAGTGCTGTCCTGAGTGAAAACACTGTCATGGAAGCCGATACCAGCCTGGAAGACTTATCTATGCTGCCACCGCAGCAACGAATTATCGCTGGGGAAGTTTGGGCTGGTTCTCCTGCTGCCAAAGTAGGAACTAGCGAGCAACAAAATATTCCCCACAGCCCACGGCTGCGACGAATTTATTTTGGTACTTTGCAAGCCATTCTACTGATGACTTTGCCAGTCCTGGAACTAGTGCCAATCATTCCTGGAGTAGAGCAAATGTACTCCAATAGTGATGAAGCACATTGGCTGCTGTTTTCACCACTGATTGCCTTGTCTTTTGTAATTTTCATGACATTACAAATTGTCATACTTAAGTGGTTAATTGTTGGGCGTGTCAAACCCGGTTCTTGTCGGTTAGACAGTCATCGCTATTTGCGTTTGTGGTACGTAGATAAGCTCATGGAATTAAGTCTCAATATTATTCGCCCCCTTTATGCGACGTTATATCTGCTACCTTGGTATCGCCTGTTGGGAGCCAAGCTAGGATGGCGGGCAGAAATCGCTACCCCATCTTCCCTGATCCCCGATTTGGTGACAATTGGCAGCGAAAGCTTTATTGCTGACGGCGTGGTGATGGGTGTGCCGAGAGTTGAGCGGGGACGGATGTATTTGCTTCCAACCCGTGTTGGCGAGCGGTCTTTTATTGGTAACAGTGCTTTACTACCTGCGGGTGTCACCATCGGTGATGAAACCTTGATCGGTTGCATGTCAACTCCTCCATTTGATACCACCCAAGCTGCTCAAAGAGACACCGCTTGGTTCGGTTCTCCCGGAATTCTCCTTCCACAGCGACAAATCGTCCAGGGGTTTTCGGTGGAATCGACTTACAAGCCATCTTTGGGCTTAGTGCTACAACGTATGGGTTTTGAGGCTGTTCGCGTCCTGTTACCACTGACGTGTACCCTCATTTTGAGTTCGCTGCTGATCGACGAAATGCTATCACTGGATGTCTATTATGATGAATGGGCATTGCTGCTATTTTTGCCGTTTTTGTATCTTGGTTTTGGACTAGTAGCCGTGCTGATTACTGTCGTCTGCAAATGGCTAATCGTTGGGCGATATCAACCCACAGAGCACCCCTTATGGTCTCGCTTTGTATTTCAATCAGAATTAATCACTTGTCTACATGAGACCCTTGCAGTCTCATTCCTGGTGGATATCTTGCGGGGTACACCCTTTATTAATTCGTATCTCCGCTTGATGGGCTGCAAGATTGGTAAACGGGTTTACACAGATACTACGGATATGACAGAATTTGACACAATCGATGTTGGCGATGATGTCGCGTTGAATAGTAATTGTGGCTTGCAAACCCACCTGTTTGAAGACCGGGTAATGAAGATATCAACTGTAAAGATTGGCAATCGCTGTTCAGTAGGCAGTGCAGCTATTGTTCTTTATGATACTGTCATGGAACCCGATTCCTCCTTGGGCAATCTGTCTATGTTGATGAAAGGCGAATCTCTACCGGCTGGCTCCTCTTGGGTAGGTTCTCCGGCTCGGACTGCAGATTGA